A single region of the Sorghum bicolor cultivar BTx623 chromosome 9, Sorghum_bicolor_NCBIv3, whole genome shotgun sequence genome encodes:
- the LOC8061752 gene encoding protein GUCD1, whose product MWPLCVISEKLFKMAGDDAVQGAAGSPSLDGQIPLARRSYYVDVPHVQQAFTWDCGLACVLMVLRTLGIDCCDGIAHLERLCRTTSIWTVDLAYLLNKFSVSFSFFTVTLGANPQYSAESFYREQLQEDINRVDELFGKALDAGISIQCRSITAYDIAFLLLSGHCIAIALVDKSKLNLPCMSDHDVQQFNEESDYMGHYVIICGYDADDCEFEIRDPASSRKRERVTMKSLDEARKSFGTDEDILLVSLTGKSGMKLSRKLLACSM is encoded by the exons ATGTGGCCCCTCTGCGTCATCTCCGAGAAGCTCTTCAAGATGGCGGGCGACGACGCCGTGCAGGGCGCGGCGGGCTCGCCGTCCCTCGACGGACAGATTCCACTAGCACGCCGATCGTACTACGTCGAT GTTCCGCATGTGCAGCAGGCCTTCACCTGGGACTGCGGCCTCGCTTGCGTGCTCATGGTGCTTAGGACGCTCGGGATTGATTGCTGCGACGGCATTGCCCATCTCGAGAGGCTCTGCCGCACCACGAG CATTTGGACGGTTGACTTAGCATATCTGTTAAACAAGTTTTCAgtcagtttttctttctttacggTGACTCTTGGAGCAAATCCACAATATTCTGCTGAATCCTTTTATAGG GAGCAATTGCAAGAAGACATCAATCGTGTGGATGAGCTATTTGGGAAGGCACTTGATGCTGGAATTAGTATTCAA TGCAGGTCCATCACCGCATATGACATTGCTTTTCTACTGCTATCTGGGCACTGCATTGCTATTGCTTTAGTGGACAAATCGAAGCTAAA TTTGCCGtgcatgagtgatcatgatgtgcAACAGTTCAACGAGGAGTCAGACTACATGG GGCATTATGTCATAATATGTGGGTATGACGCTGATGATTGTGAATTTGAGATAAGAGATCCTGCTAGTTCCAG GAAACGCGAACGGGTGACAATGAAGAGCTTAGACGAGGCCCGCAAATCCTTTGGAACAGATGAGGATATTCTCTTG GTTTCCTTAACGGGAAAGAGTGGAATGAAGCTCTCACGTAAACTACTTGCCTGCTCCATGTAA